The Streptomyces achromogenes DNA segment TCGGCCTCGGCCTCGGCCGGGATCGCCTCGTGCGGCACCCCGGGCGCGATCTTGAGAGCGGCGCGCGGGGCGGCGAGGGCGGCCGCGACCGCCCACGACAGGGGAGGCGAGTACGCCTCGGGATCGAAGATGCGGCCGCGTCCGCCCCGGCGCGCCGGATCCACGAAGACGGCGTCGTAGCCGCCGGTGTCCACCTCGGTGACGTCCGCCTCCCGTACCTCGATCAGCTCGCTCAGCCCGAGCGCCTCGGCGTTCGCCCGCGCCGCCTCGGCCGCCGCCGGGTCCCGGTCCACCGCCAGCACCCGGATGCCGGCGCGGGCGAGGGCGATCGCGTCTCCGCCGATCCCGCAGCACAGGTCGGCGACGGAGGTCACGCCGAGCGCCTTCATCCGCTCGGCCCGGTGGCCGGCGACGCTCGCCCGCGTCGACTGCTCCACCCCGTTCGGCGTGAAGAACATCCGCTCCGCGTCCCGCGCCCCGAACTTCACCGCCGCCCGCTGCCGCAGCCGGGCCTGCCCGAGGGCCGCGGAGACCAGGTCGGCGGGATGTTCACGGCGGAGCCGGGTGGCGACGGCGAGTTCGTCGGCGGGCGCGGTGCCGCGCACCGCGTCGAGGAGGGCGCGGCCCTCGGGAGTGCGCAGGGGGGCGAGGTCGTTCACCGGGTCATTGTGGGCCAGTCGGTGGACAGCGCGCCTCGGGCGGCGGTGTCGGACCGGGTTCGCCGAGGGCGACTGCGAAGATCCGGCGCCATGGGACCTGTCGTACAAAATGACATGAACGGCCTCGACGGGCCGGCCCGCCGCCCCCG contains these protein-coding regions:
- a CDS encoding class I SAM-dependent methyltransferase, whose product is MNDLAPLRTPEGRALLDAVRGTAPADELAVATRLRREHPADLVSAALGQARLRQRAAVKFGARDAERMFFTPNGVEQSTRASVAGHRAERMKALGVTSVADLCCGIGGDAIALARAGIRVLAVDRDPAAAEAARANAEALGLSELIEVREADVTEVDTGGYDAVFVDPARRGGRGRIFDPEAYSPPLSWAVAAALAAPRAALKIAPGVPHEAIPAEAEAEWISDGGDVKEAVLWFGTAEPGAVRATLLPGPRTLLGAGLPDPDVRPVGRYLYEPDGAVIRAHLVADVARELDGGLVDETIAYVTADELRPTPYATAYEITDQLPFGVKKLKALLREREVGVLTVKKRGSAVEPEELRKKVLPKPQGSAAVTVFLTRVAGAPTMLIGRPATA